A single genomic interval of Armigeres subalbatus isolate Guangzhou_Male chromosome 1, GZ_Asu_2, whole genome shotgun sequence harbors:
- the LOC134210700 gene encoding uncharacterized protein LOC134210700, translating to MTKISTIGSLPMVHNVEGGKPHPLEFPLKNDVTILQTPTDISCGRFDWKALKKPRSLLRLGQIAASIVTIATIHYYSVFATLLLFLSINAVIGTVLLLADWVILDHPLRRAFTPALWFKLELWFSGLVAVAFHVMAFAVFAEGMRWYRANSNYVAATFGFLNEAMYVVDWWINFSKRQQIVRKLMKEQENEAEEDAVAN from the exons ATGACTAAaatatctacaattggatctCTCCCCATGGTTCACAATGTTGAAGGAGGAAAACCGCACCCACTAGAGTTCCCTTTGAAGAATGACGTTACTATTCTGCAAACTCCGACGGATATTTCTTGTGGCCGGTTCGACTGGAAGGCACTGAAAAAACCACGATCACTACTCAGGCTGGGGCAGATC GCCGCTTCCATCGTGACTATTGCGACCATTCATTACTATTCTGTTTTCGCAACGTTGCTACTATTTTTGTCCATCAATGCAGTGATAGGAACGGTGCTTCTGCTTGCTGACTGGGTAATTCTAGATCATCCACTTCGTCGAGCCTTCACCCCGGCCCTGTGGTTCAAGTTAGAACTTTGGTTCAGTGGATTGGTAGCAGTGGCTTTTCATGTGATGGCGTTCGCCGTGTTTGCTGAAGGGATGCGCTGGTACAGAGCTAATTCCAATTATGTGGCGGCTACTTTCGGATTCCTCAATGAGGCAATGTATGTTGTGGATTGGTGGATAAATTTCAGCAAGCGTCAGCAAATCGTCAGAAAGTTGATGAAAGAACAAGAAAATGAAGCCGAGGAGGATGCCGTTGCCAACTAA
- the LOC134210709 gene encoding uncharacterized protein LOC134210709 has translation MTKISSIGSLPMVHNLEGGKPHPLEFPLINNDVTILQTATEVPCGRFDWKVLKTRRALLRMGQIVPSIVIIAIIQCYALSGTLLLFLSINALIGTLLLLGDLIIVAHPLRQAFTPVLWFKVELWFTGLVAVAFHTMAFAVFADGMRWYRISSNAVAAAFGFVNEAMYLADWWINFNNRQKTVRKLVKEQENEFKEEAMTN, from the exons ATGACTAAAATATCTTCAATTGGATCCCTCCCGATGGTTCACAATCTTGAAGGAGGAAAACCGCATCCACTAGAGTTTCCATTGATCAATAATGACGTTACTATTTTGCAAACCGCGACGGAGGTTCCGTGTGGGCGATTCGACTGGAAGGTACTGAAAACACGTCGGGCATTACTCAGAATGGGACAGATT GTCCCATCGATTGTGATTATTGCGATCATTCAATGCTATGCTCTGTCCGGAACTTTGCTATTATTTTTGTCGATCAATGCCCTGATTGGAACGTTGCTTCTGCTTGGTGACTTGATAATCGTTGCTCACCCACTTCGCCAAGCCTTCACTCCGGTTCTATGGTTCAAGGTGGAACTTTGGTTCACTGGACTGGTAGCAGTGGCTTTCCATACGATGGCGTTCGCCGTGTTTGCCGATGGGATGCGCTGGTATAGAATCAGTTCCAATGCTGTGGCGGCTGCTTTTGGATTCGTCAATGAGGCGATGTATCTTGCGGATTGGTGGATAAATTTCAATAATCGCCAGAAAACGGTTAGAAAGTTAGTGAAAGAACAAGAAaatgaattcaaggaggaagCGATGACCAACTAA
- the LOC134210715 gene encoding uncharacterized protein LOC134210715: protein MSKISTIGSLPTVHNFDQKKSHPLQFPLENDVAILQSSKNGPNSRFNWQVLKSLNSVLKMGQIVAAVLILTLTRTRARSYSELVVSLPENSYIFLSINALMVTAALLGDSIVTVHPLRQAFTPVLRNKVELWFTGLVAVAFHTLAYSVLAMNLNYHGIGINIVAAVFGFANASLYFVDWCMNFNRRHVIRGMLCRGEISEYEQDQLSN from the exons ATGAGCAAaatttctacaattggatctcTTCCTACGGTTCACAATTTTGACCAGAAGAAATCTCACCCACTAcagtttcctctggaaaatgaCGTCGCCATTCTACAATCCTCTAAAAATGGCCCAAATAGCCGGTTCAACTGGCAAGTGCTGAAAAGCTTGAATTCAGTCCTCAAAATGGGACAAATC GTTGCAGCTGTTTTAATCCTTACGCTCACTCGAACTCGAGCGCGAAGTTATTCGGAGCTGGTGGTCTCTTTACCGGAGAATTCCTACATCTTCCTGAGTATCAATGCACTGATGGTGACGGCAGCCTTGCTGGGTGACTCGATTGTTACCGTTCATCCTTTACGACAGGCATTCACTCCGGTGCTGCGTAACAAGGTGGAACTGTGGTTTACTGGATTGGTGGCGGTGGCCTTCCACACGCTGGCATACTCCGTGCTGGCAATGAATTTAAACTACCACGGAATCGGGATCAACATAGTGGCGGCTGTTTTCGGTTTTGCCAACGCGAGTCTGTATTTTGTGGACTGGTGTATGAACTTCAACAGGCGCCATGTTATTCGTGGAATGTTGTGTAGAGGGGAGATAAGTGAATATGAGCAAGATCAATTATCCAACTAG
- the LOC134210721 gene encoding uncharacterized protein LOC134210721 codes for MLPRQKLFQFRSHVRPCWKAYKSEVMAKTSAIGSLPMVHNLEQGKPHPLEFPLSNDVIILLPPTDTPNGRFDWKVLKTRRAVLRLGQIASSIVICALTVCYGLPETLLLFLAINALIGAVILLGDMVIRANPLRRAFTAVLWFKVELWYTGLVALAFHTMAMAVLVDGVHWYGIDSNHVAAAFGFVNVVLYLMDWWINFNKRHEMIQSLETKQANEVEKEAVPQ; via the exons ATGTTACCGCGGCAAAAACTGTTTCAGTTTCGTTCACATGTTCGTCCGTGTTGGAAAGCTTACAAGTctgaagtaatggccaaaacatCTGCAATTGGATCCCTCCCGATGGTTCACAATCTTGAACAGGGGAAACCGCATCCCCTAGAGTTTCCTCTGAGCAATGACGTTATTATTTTGCTACCTCCAACGGACACTCCGAATGGACGCTTTGACTGGAAGGTACTTAAAACTCGTCGAGCAGTGCTCAGGCTGGGTCAAATC GCGTCATCGATCGTAATTTGTGCGCTCACTGTATGTTATGGTCTGCCAGAAACTTTGCTATTATTTTTGGCCATCAATGCACTGATAGGGGCCGTCATTTTGCTGGGTGACATGGTCATTAGAGCTAATCCACTTCGACGAGCCTTCACTGCGGTTCTTTGGTTCAAGGTGGAACTTTGGTACACTGGATTGGTGGCACTGGCTTTTCATACGATGGCGATGGCCGTGCTGGTGGACGGGGTTCACTGGTACGGAATCGATTCCAATCACGTGGCGGCAGCTTTCGGGTTCGTCAACGTGGTTTTGTACCTTATGGATTGGTGGATAAATTTCAACAAGCGCCACGAAATGATTCAAAGTCTAGAGACGAAACAAGCTAACGAAGTCGAGAAAGAAGCGGTACCTCAATAG
- the LOC134210739 gene encoding uncharacterized protein LOC134210739 translates to MIKSTSIVSLPMDPKLEHGKAHPLEFPLNNDISVLRTQPNRPSGRSSRRTSRTWLRLGQIVASIVTIASTALYPQPGTQSLVFLAINALIGTLILFGDSINKSHPLRRAFSPIVWFKVELWFAGLMAAAFHMQTIVLFVDGIRWFRFDVYSLTALCLVNEVMYLADWWTNFNKRQEIVKNLNNEQHNTVEQEAMIN, encoded by the exons ATGATCAAATCTACTTCAATCGTATCTCTCCCTATGGATCCCAAGCTTGAACATGGAAAAGCGCATCCACTGGAGTTTCCTCTGAACAATGACATTAGTGTTCTGCGTACCCAACCGAATCGCCCGAGTGGCCGTTCCAGCCGGAGAACATCCCGAACATGGCTAAGACTGGGACAGATC GTCGCATCCATCGTAACCATTGCGTCTACCGCATTATATCCTCAACCTGGAACTCAATCATTGGTGTTTTTGGCGATCAATGCACTGATAGGGACGTTGATTTTGTTTGGTGACTCGATTAATAAATCTCATCCGCTTCGTCGAGCCTTCAGTCCGATTGTATGGTTCAAAGTGGAACTTTGGTTCGCCGGACTGATGGCAGCTGCTTTCCATATGCAAACAATTGTCCTGTTCGTCGATGGAATTCGCTGGTTCAGATTCGACGTCTATAGTTTGACTGCTTTGTGCTTGGTCAATGAGGTGATGTATCTTGCTGATTGGTGGACCAATTTCAACAAGCGTCAggaaatcgtcaaaaacttaaaTAATGAACAACATAATACAGTCGAGCAGGAAGCGATGATCAACTAA
- the LOC134210731 gene encoding uncharacterized protein LOC134210731, with amino-acid sequence MINESQAMIKSSTIESLLVDHNLEQGKTHPLDFPLKNDVLQTNRDCQSSRSSWKTPRTLLRLGQIATSIVIIVLTISYPQPTTRSLIHLALSALIGTLILLGDSVIEAHPLRRGFTPVLWFKVELWYTAMVAVAFHALTIVLLVDGIRWDRFNVYHLMVAFGLVNEVMYLADWWTNFNNLQEIFNNLNKEQHNAVQQEAIN; translated from the exons ATGATTAACGAATCTCAAGCAATGATCAAATCGTCTACAATCGAATCTCTCCTCGTGGATCACAATCTTGAGCAAGGGAAAACGCATCCACTAGATTTTCCCCTGAAAAATGATGTTCTGCAAACCAATCGGGATTGCCAGAGTAGCCGTTCCAGCTGGAAAACACCTCGAACATTGCTCAGACTGGGACAGATC GCCACATCAATCGTGATTATTGTGCTCACTATATCATATCCTCAACCAACAACTCGGTCATTAATTCATTTGGCGCTCAGTGCACTGATAGGGACGTTGATTTTGCTAGGTGACTCGGTAATTGAGGCTCATCCGCTTCGCCGAGGCTTCACTCCGGTTTTATGGTTTAAGGTGGAACTTTGGTACACTGCAATGGTGGCAGTTGCATTTCATGCGCTGACGATCGTCCTATTGGTTGATGGCATTCGCTGGGATAGATTCAACGTCTATCATTTGATGGTTGCCTTCGGTTTGGTCAATGAGGTGATGTATCTTGCTGATTGGTGGACAAATTTCAACAATCTTCAGGAAATCTTCAATAACTTAAATAAAGAACAACATAATGCAGTCCAGCAGGAAGCGATCAACTAG